Proteins encoded by one window of Nicotiana tabacum cultivar K326 chromosome 10, ASM71507v2, whole genome shotgun sequence:
- the LOC107780790 gene encoding small ubiquitin-related modifier 1, with amino-acid sequence MSGSGVTQQEEDKKPADQAAHINLKVKGQDGNEVFFRIKKSTQLKKLMNAYCDRQSVDFNSIAFLFDGRRLRSEQTPDELEMEDGDEIDAMLHQTGGSLG; translated from the exons atGTCGGGATCAGGAGTCACTCAACAAGAAGAGGACAAAAAGCCAGCCGATCAGGCCGCTCATATCAACCTCAAAGTCAAGGGCCAG GACGGAAATGAGGTGTTTTTCAGGATCAAGAAAAGCACACAGCTGAAGAAGCTCATGAATGCTTACTGTGATAGGCAGTCTGTGGATTTCAACTCTATTGCATTCTTGTTTGATGGCCGTCGTCTTAGGAGCGAGCAAACTCCTGATGAG CTCGAGATGGAGGATGGGGATGAAATTGATGCTATGCTGCATCAGACTGGTGGATCCTTGGGTTAG